The following proteins are encoded in a genomic region of Dyadobacter sp. UC 10:
- a CDS encoding aldo/keto reductase: protein MKYKFLGNTGVLVSELCFGTMTFGGEGYWEAIGRLQQEEGSALVKTALDSGINFFDTANVYSYGKSETILGQALKDLGLKHSEVVIATKARGRMAPGANQIGLSRLHIMDSVNESLERLGTDHIDLFYIHGVDVETSLEETMRGLEDIVRSGKVRYLGVSNHAAWQIMKANGIAEKNGWTKFVACQHYYTIAGRDLERELIPMMKDQNLALMPWSPLAGGFLSGKYSRGKEASGENRRDNFDFPPIDKEKAYDIIDVIEPIAKAHSVSVAQIALSWLLHQQSVTSVIIGAKKPEQLKENIAATSILLTPEDLEKLNAISALKTEYPQWMFERQGRDRIPG, encoded by the coding sequence ATGAAGTATAAATTTCTAGGCAATACTGGCGTACTGGTTTCTGAGCTTTGTTTCGGGACGATGACTTTTGGAGGAGAAGGATATTGGGAGGCGATCGGGCGACTGCAACAGGAAGAGGGAAGTGCATTGGTGAAAACAGCGCTCGATAGCGGAATTAATTTCTTTGATACCGCCAATGTTTACTCCTACGGCAAATCGGAAACGATATTAGGACAGGCGCTTAAAGACCTGGGTTTAAAACATAGCGAAGTGGTGATTGCTACCAAAGCCAGGGGCAGAATGGCGCCGGGCGCAAATCAGATTGGTTTATCGAGGTTGCATATCATGGATTCCGTCAATGAAAGCCTCGAAAGACTGGGAACTGATCACATTGACCTGTTTTACATTCACGGCGTAGATGTGGAAACTTCGCTGGAAGAAACCATGCGCGGGCTGGAAGATATTGTGCGGTCGGGAAAGGTGCGTTACCTCGGTGTGAGCAACCACGCAGCCTGGCAGATTATGAAGGCGAATGGTATTGCTGAGAAAAATGGCTGGACGAAGTTTGTTGCTTGTCAGCATTACTACACTATCGCCGGCAGGGACCTGGAACGTGAACTAATTCCGATGATGAAAGACCAGAACCTGGCATTAATGCCGTGGAGCCCGCTGGCGGGTGGATTTTTGTCGGGCAAATATTCCCGTGGAAAAGAAGCATCCGGAGAAAATCGTCGCGACAATTTCGATTTCCCGCCGATTGACAAAGAAAAAGCGTACGATATTATTGATGTGATCGAGCCGATCGCAAAAGCACATTCGGTATCGGTGGCGCAGATTGCTTTGTCATGGCTTTTGCACCAGCAGAGCGTTACCAGTGTAATTATCGGAGCCAAAAAACCGGAGCAGTTAAAAGAAAATATCGCAGCCACTTCCATTTTGTTAACACCGGAAGATCTCGAAAAGCTCAATGCGATCAGCGCTTTAAAAACCGAATATCCGCAATGGATGTTCGAGCGCCAGGGCAGGGACAGAATTCCGGGCTGA
- a CDS encoding co-chaperone GroES, which produces MYEVTSDNRLKSLIVVGDRVLIRPKSPSDRTNSGLYLPPTITEKEQVQSGYVIKVGPGYPIPAAAEDEPWKETEEKVKYMPLQSKEGDLAIYLQRNAIDLEYDGQKYVIVPQSSILMLERSEDLFE; this is translated from the coding sequence ATGTACGAAGTAACATCTGATAACCGGTTGAAAAGTTTAATAGTTGTAGGTGACCGGGTTTTGATCCGCCCGAAAAGTCCCAGTGACCGCACAAATAGCGGCTTGTATCTGCCTCCTACTATCACAGAAAAAGAGCAGGTCCAGTCAGGTTATGTGATCAAAGTAGGCCCCGGATATCCGATCCCGGCAGCAGCCGAGGACGAGCCCTGGAAAGAGACTGAAGAAAAAGTTAAATATATGCCGCTGCAATCGAAGGAAGGCGATTTGGCGATCTACCTGCAGCGTAATGCGATCGACCTCGAATACGACGGACAAAAATACGTAATCGTCCCCCAGTCGTCCATTCTGATGCTGGAACGGTCGGAGGATTTGTTTGAATAG
- a CDS encoding MBOAT family O-acyltransferase: MLFNTIQFIIFFIVVTLAYFSLSWRGRWILLLATSCYFYMVFKPIFILILFGTIVIDYYAGIWIEKSRDQKQKKLLLIISLISNIGILAFFKYYDFLQDSVNGLLASLEVRPLFPPLTRLMPTQVVEWITTGSGKILLPIGLSFHTFQAMSYTIEVYRGNQKAERHFGIYALYVMFYPQLVAGPIERPQNMLFQFHSYFKYDFEQVKSGLMQMAFGLFKKIVIADRLSLFVDHAYNPASDHNGLTLLLATVFYSFQIYCDFSGYSDMAIGAARVMGFTLMDNFRSPYEARSIPEFWGRWHISLSTWFRDYLYIPLGGNRKGEFYKYRNQLIVFLVSGLWHGTSWSFVVWGGLHGFYQISASLRDKWMKKANISIPDNLFTRIINVLTTFALVTLTWVFFRNSISRSLEILKEIGNLSLSDRISSPLNPTEMWFCVFLIILLLVKEHYYEKIPTRNTLVFFILFPMLACVTYLLSVITEKQFIYFQF; this comes from the coding sequence ATGCTGTTTAACACGATCCAGTTCATTATATTTTTTATTGTAGTTACGCTGGCCTATTTCAGCCTGTCGTGGCGTGGACGCTGGATCCTGCTGCTCGCAACGAGCTGTTACTTTTACATGGTTTTCAAGCCGATATTTATTCTTATCCTGTTTGGAACCATTGTAATCGACTATTATGCAGGTATCTGGATAGAAAAGTCACGGGACCAGAAACAAAAGAAGCTGCTGCTGATCATCAGTCTGATCTCCAACATTGGTATCCTCGCCTTTTTTAAGTATTACGATTTTTTACAGGATTCGGTCAATGGTTTGCTGGCAAGTCTGGAAGTACGCCCGCTTTTCCCACCGCTGACCCGATTAATGCCAACCCAGGTGGTGGAGTGGATTACAACTGGTTCGGGTAAAATTTTGCTTCCGATCGGTTTGTCATTCCATACGTTTCAGGCGATGAGCTATACGATTGAGGTGTATCGCGGGAATCAAAAGGCAGAGCGGCATTTCGGGATATATGCACTGTATGTAATGTTTTATCCCCAGCTGGTAGCCGGTCCGATTGAGCGGCCGCAGAACATGCTTTTTCAGTTCCATTCGTATTTCAAATACGATTTTGAACAGGTAAAGTCCGGTTTAATGCAAATGGCTTTTGGATTATTTAAGAAAATCGTGATCGCCGACAGGCTTTCTCTTTTTGTCGACCACGCATACAACCCCGCTTCGGACCATAACGGGCTTACCTTGCTTTTAGCAACAGTATTTTACTCATTTCAGATCTATTGCGACTTTTCGGGATATTCAGATATGGCGATCGGCGCTGCCAGGGTAATGGGTTTTACTTTAATGGACAATTTCCGCTCACCCTACGAAGCCAGATCCATTCCTGAATTCTGGGGAAGGTGGCATATATCGTTATCTACATGGTTTAGAGACTATTTGTATATTCCATTAGGAGGAAACAGAAAGGGAGAATTTTATAAATATCGCAACCAGCTGATCGTATTTCTGGTGAGTGGTTTATGGCACGGTACAAGCTGGAGTTTTGTAGTGTGGGGCGGATTACACGGATTTTACCAGATCTCTGCCTCGTTGCGTGACAAGTGGATGAAAAAAGCAAATATCAGCATTCCTGATAATCTTTTTACCCGCATTATTAACGTCCTGACCACATTTGCTTTGGTCACGCTTACCTGGGTTTTTTTCCGGAACTCGATCAGCCGCTCACTTGAAATTTTAAAAGAGATCGGAAACCTCTCGCTCTCAGATCGCATTTCGTCACCGTTAAACCCGACTGAAATGTGGTTTTGTGTTTTTCTGATCATATTGCTGCTCGTGAAGGAGCATTACTACGAGAAAATACCTACCAGGAATACTTTGGTGTTTTTCATTCTATTTCCAATGCTGGCGTGTGTAACCTACCTGCTCAGTGTGATCACAGAGAAGCAGTTTATCTATTTTCAATTTTAA
- a CDS encoding glycosyltransferase family 2 protein — protein MKSIEELKIPQISIVAPLYNESETFPLLIQRVNALMDSSSLAIEVVLIDDGSRDDTASKIRQLALTDERYHGIFLSRNHGHQLALTAGISSAKGTEAIFVIDGDLQDPPELLPEFYKLLKEGNDVVYAVRKKRKENLMKKTGYHLFYRLLRSISYVDIPLDSGDFALVSRRVVDVMNKMPEESRYLRGMRSWIGFRQIGYEYERDARIAGESKYSFRQLFRLAYNGIFNFSEFPVKFMSRVGVLAILISLVYFIIVVVKKMFFAQVIEGFTSLLFVIILFSGVQLLALGIIGEYVLRIFFQSKNRPLFIIKEEIVNREYTSPDAV, from the coding sequence TTGAAATCGATAGAAGAATTGAAAATCCCTCAGATATCTATTGTTGCGCCGCTTTACAACGAATCAGAAACGTTTCCTTTGCTTATACAGCGTGTCAATGCGTTAATGGATTCTAGTTCACTCGCCATTGAAGTGGTGCTGATCGACGATGGCAGCAGGGATGATACGGCTTCCAAAATCAGGCAGCTGGCACTAACAGACGAGCGTTATCACGGTATATTTCTTTCGCGAAACCACGGTCACCAGCTGGCGTTGACCGCGGGTATTTCAAGTGCTAAGGGTACCGAGGCGATTTTCGTGATCGACGGCGATTTGCAGGATCCTCCCGAACTTCTTCCTGAATTTTATAAGCTTTTGAAAGAAGGCAATGATGTAGTTTACGCAGTTCGTAAAAAGCGGAAGGAAAATTTGATGAAAAAGACAGGTTATCATCTGTTTTACAGGTTGTTAAGGTCTATTTCATATGTCGATATTCCGCTCGATAGCGGGGATTTTGCGCTGGTAAGCCGAAGGGTAGTGGATGTAATGAACAAAATGCCGGAAGAAAGCCGCTACCTGAGAGGGATGCGGTCATGGATCGGATTCAGGCAGATCGGGTATGAATATGAACGTGACGCACGTATTGCCGGTGAGTCGAAATATTCTTTCAGGCAGCTATTTCGCCTGGCTTATAATGGCATATTTAATTTCAGTGAGTTTCCTGTCAAGTTTATGAGCCGGGTCGGCGTTTTGGCGATCCTGATCTCATTGGTTTACTTTATAATAGTTGTGGTCAAAAAGATGTTTTTTGCCCAGGTCATAGAAGGTTTTACCTCCCTGCTTTTTGTGATCATTCTGTTCAGCGGTGTACAGCTGCTTGCGCTCGGAATCATAGGGGAGTATGTGCTGCGCATTTTTTTTCAATCTAAAAACCGCCCCTTATTTATTATTAAGGAGGAAATAGTCAACCGAGAGTACACTTCGCCCGATGCTGTTTAA
- a CDS encoding DUF6056 family protein, with protein sequence MNKFYRKYRTVGNWINICLMIAVLVPLLALSYYNHPSAADDYCYIDTVFKIGWFEAMKLYYTTWTGRYSGVFMNHTNPLLFHSITGFKVLPVLLLAGTIFALYSLFRHLTPTLSRIAHLGFAGVVFFLFVLKMASLAEAFYWMAAFVTYSVPNMLTLFWLVMVLRWYRQDTQSAKLLVGFLAGFLVFAVIGASEQNMLTMVLLVGAWWLYRLIFYRKVDAFMISMLVIAAISSYLLLGSPGNQARMGGNPLGGNIPFSAISTIKKLAVLGFDWVFRTPLVFFTAIWLVVMSRLSEGARNYFSIPVWYAVLVFIGVLSAQLFPSYYGVGIEPTHRVVNSAYFFFLIGWFYIWGVVFHYFKQKRLVFFQFTVVRFVGLYVILLASVALSFYRSPNVRLIYTDWIKGKAAAYDKEMYERYALLKSGTDETVYLPPIRSKAFSIYVEDDITTNPDHWWNKCMAGYYGRIAIIMSEKNE encoded by the coding sequence ATGAATAAATTTTATAGAAAGTACAGGACTGTTGGTAACTGGATCAACATCTGTTTAATGATAGCTGTGCTGGTTCCCTTGCTCGCGCTCTCTTACTACAACCATCCCTCCGCAGCAGATGATTATTGCTACATCGATACCGTCTTCAAAATAGGCTGGTTCGAGGCAATGAAATTGTATTACACAACCTGGACGGGCAGGTACTCCGGGGTTTTTATGAACCATACCAATCCGCTGCTATTTCATTCTATTACGGGCTTCAAGGTATTACCCGTTTTGCTTTTAGCAGGAACGATCTTTGCCCTTTACAGTCTCTTTAGGCATCTTACGCCTACCTTGTCCCGCATCGCACATCTGGGTTTTGCAGGAGTCGTTTTTTTTCTTTTTGTATTAAAAATGGCAAGTCTGGCGGAGGCATTTTACTGGATGGCGGCATTTGTGACGTACTCGGTACCTAATATGCTGACACTTTTCTGGCTCGTGATGGTATTGCGGTGGTACCGCCAGGATACGCAGTCGGCGAAGCTTTTGGTCGGTTTTCTCGCCGGTTTTCTGGTGTTTGCGGTGATCGGGGCGAGTGAGCAGAATATGCTTACGATGGTGTTATTGGTGGGAGCCTGGTGGTTATACCGGCTCATTTTTTATCGTAAGGTCGACGCTTTCATGATTTCAATGCTCGTGATAGCAGCTATTTCAAGCTATCTTCTTCTGGGTTCTCCGGGAAACCAGGCACGAATGGGCGGGAATCCGCTGGGCGGCAACATTCCTTTTTCCGCTATTTCAACGATTAAAAAACTGGCAGTACTGGGTTTTGACTGGGTTTTCAGAACGCCGCTGGTGTTTTTCACGGCAATCTGGCTGGTAGTGATGTCCCGGTTATCGGAAGGTGCGCGGAATTACTTTTCAATCCCCGTGTGGTATGCGGTATTGGTGTTTATCGGCGTACTTTCGGCGCAGCTCTTTCCCTCCTATTACGGCGTAGGGATCGAACCCACGCATCGTGTGGTAAATAGCGCTTATTTCTTTTTTCTGATAGGCTGGTTTTATATCTGGGGCGTTGTTTTTCATTATTTCAAACAAAAACGCCTTGTTTTCTTTCAGTTTACAGTCGTGCGGTTTGTCGGTTTATATGTGATCCTGCTGGCCTCTGTCGCGCTTTCCTTCTACCGGAGTCCGAATGTCAGATTGATCTACACCGACTGGATAAAAGGCAAAGCAGCAGCCTACGACAAGGAAATGTACGAGCGGTATGCACTTCTAAAAAGCGGTACAGACGAAACGGTCTATCTGCCTCCGATCCGTTCCAAAGCATTTTCCATTTATGTGGAAGATGACATTACTACTAATCCTGATCACTGGTGGAACAAATGCATGGCGGGGTATTATGGCAGGATTGCGATTATAATGTCGGAAAAGAATGAATAG
- a CDS encoding glycosyltransferase family 2 protein translates to MNPARLLLVIPCYNEEAILNLTYSKLNIYYNDIKRQGLIAENSRICFVNDGSRDRTWNIIEDLCRTDSNVIGVGLSRNFGHQSAIMAGLEKHVDDFDCFITIDADLQDDINAITGMIEKHREGAMVVYGVRSDRSSDSWFKRVTAEKFYVLMQKMGVPVVFNHADFRLMDRRVLQELGNFREINLFLRGIVPLVGFKNEKVFYSRLERQAGETKYPLSKMLLFAWNGITSFSTFPMRLVLYFGLFNFIVAMLIVVYILFSFLIGRTVPGWTSTMLPLTFFSGFNMMALGLIGEYIGKIYEEVKARPRYIIEKIVNE, encoded by the coding sequence ATGAATCCAGCACGACTACTCCTGGTAATACCATGTTACAACGAGGAAGCTATTCTGAACCTGACCTATTCCAAGCTGAACATATATTACAACGATATCAAAAGGCAGGGGTTGATTGCTGAAAATAGCCGGATCTGCTTTGTAAACGACGGGAGCAGGGACAGGACCTGGAATATCATCGAAGACCTTTGCCGCACCGACTCGAATGTAATCGGCGTAGGCCTATCCCGGAATTTCGGACACCAGAGCGCGATCATGGCTGGTTTGGAAAAGCATGTGGACGATTTTGATTGCTTTATAACCATAGATGCCGATTTGCAGGACGATATTAACGCCATTACCGGAATGATCGAAAAGCACCGGGAAGGGGCAATGGTTGTATACGGAGTACGAAGCGACAGGAGTTCCGACAGTTGGTTCAAACGCGTTACTGCCGAAAAGTTTTATGTTTTAATGCAAAAAATGGGCGTACCTGTGGTATTCAACCACGCCGACTTCCGTTTAATGGACCGCCGGGTATTGCAGGAGCTGGGCAATTTCAGAGAGATCAATCTCTTTCTGCGCGGTATTGTGCCTTTGGTTGGTTTCAAAAATGAAAAGGTTTTTTACAGCAGGCTCGAACGTCAGGCAGGCGAAACGAAATACCCTTTGAGTAAAATGCTGCTCTTTGCCTGGAACGGGATCACCTCATTTTCCACTTTTCCAATGCGGCTGGTGCTCTACTTCGGCTTGTTCAACTTTATAGTGGCGATGCTGATCGTAGTTTACATTCTTTTTTCCTTTCTGATCGGGCGTACCGTGCCGGGTTGGACTTCCACCATGCTGCCACTTACTTTTTTCAGTGGGTTCAACATGATGGCGCTGGGATTGATAGGAGAGTATATAGGAAAGATTTACGAAGAAGTGAAAGCCCGTCCTCGATACATTATTGAAAAAATTGTCAATGAATAA
- a CDS encoding DMT family transporter, whose translation MLSSTTLRSYLHLHFLVLIWGFTAIVGLLVTISPVSLVLYRTLFAAIGLGAVIFLKRKTFKTHATDLLRMLAIGCVLSAHWMLFFASARVSTASVCLAGMATTSLWTSIIEPLVNKKSIRPLEVGLGILAFAGLYVVFRFEFDHALGLLLALASALLAAMFTVANSRLVQRIDAYIITFYEMIGATVFSLIALVVAETFGWTGNAPYLPGTGDWVWILFLAWICTVYASTMATQLMKQFSAYLINLTINLEPVYGIALAFIFFGEKERMTTAFYWGTTLILLAVLLYPLLSGSVFDGGNRKVSKAGK comes from the coding sequence ATGTTATCGTCCACTACATTACGATCGTACCTGCACCTGCATTTTTTGGTATTGATCTGGGGATTTACCGCGATCGTCGGTTTGCTGGTTACCATATCGCCTGTTTCATTAGTCTTATACAGAACGCTTTTTGCAGCAATCGGTCTGGGTGCTGTAATTTTTCTTAAACGGAAAACCTTTAAAACGCACGCAACGGATTTGCTCCGGATGCTGGCCATAGGTTGTGTATTGTCTGCACACTGGATGCTATTCTTTGCCTCGGCGCGGGTATCTACTGCATCGGTTTGTCTGGCCGGCATGGCGACTACCTCGCTTTGGACAAGCATTATTGAGCCTTTGGTCAATAAAAAAAGCATCCGGCCGCTGGAAGTAGGGTTGGGCATTCTGGCGTTTGCAGGGTTGTATGTAGTATTTCGTTTCGAATTTGACCACGCCCTCGGATTGCTGCTTGCATTGGCGTCCGCATTGCTGGCTGCCATGTTTACGGTGGCTAACAGCAGGCTCGTACAGCGGATTGATGCCTATATCATTACATTTTACGAAATGATAGGAGCCACAGTTTTTTCGCTTATTGCATTAGTTGTTGCCGAAACTTTCGGCTGGACAGGCAACGCGCCTTACCTGCCGGGAACGGGTGATTGGGTCTGGATTCTCTTCCTCGCATGGATCTGCACGGTGTACGCAAGCACGATGGCGACACAGTTGATGAAACAATTTTCAGCCTACCTTATTAACCTGACTATCAACCTGGAACCGGTTTACGGCATCGCACTGGCCTTTATATTTTTTGGTGAGAAAGAGCGGATGACAACCGCATTTTATTGGGGTACCACATTGATCCTTCTCGCAGTACTGCTTTATCCGCTGCTATCAGGAAGTGTTTTTGATGGAGGCAACCGGAAGGTCAGTAAGGCGGGCAAATAG
- a CDS encoding LptF/LptG family permease, with protein MKILDRYLIKNFLITYVFVAFVIVLIICMIDYTEKVDDFLEKKAPLREILIDYYLNLIPYWINYISPLMVFIATVFFTSRIAARTEIIAILSSGISFGRLLLPYMIGATILGIMTFVQVGWILPIANKIRNNFEKTYVKDQFYFSGHNVHITISDDVYAYLESYNSSTNTGNKFTMETIRGNELIQKFYADKIVWQEKKQKWTLQNYQVRTLDSLGEKLSSGMEIDTTINLSPKDFQSDYNLFETFTLPELNAHIRLLKSRGSDGLEVYLIEKYIRFTQPFAILILTAIGVIVSARKSRRGVGWQIALGFMLAFIYILFFLLSKGVAEAGTINTLFAVWLPNIVFSFIGVVLYKTLPR; from the coding sequence TTGAAAATCCTGGATCGCTACCTGATCAAAAACTTTCTGATTACCTACGTTTTCGTAGCATTCGTGATCGTGCTGATCATTTGCATGATCGACTACACCGAGAAGGTAGACGACTTCCTTGAAAAAAAGGCCCCGCTGCGGGAGATCCTGATTGATTACTACCTCAACCTGATACCTTACTGGATCAATTACATCAGTCCCCTGATGGTGTTTATCGCGACGGTGTTTTTTACGTCCCGCATTGCCGCGCGAACCGAAATTATTGCTATTCTGAGCAGTGGGATCAGTTTCGGGCGGTTGCTGCTGCCTTATATGATCGGCGCGACCATCCTAGGGATTATGACATTTGTGCAGGTAGGGTGGATATTGCCCATAGCGAATAAGATCAGGAACAATTTTGAAAAGACCTACGTCAAGGACCAGTTCTATTTCAGCGGGCATAACGTCCATATTACCATTTCAGACGACGTTTACGCCTATCTTGAAAGCTACAATAGCTCCACGAACACTGGTAACAAGTTTACGATGGAAACGATCAGAGGCAACGAACTCATCCAGAAATTTTATGCTGATAAAATCGTGTGGCAGGAAAAGAAGCAGAAATGGACGCTGCAAAACTACCAGGTCAGAACACTGGACAGCCTCGGAGAAAAACTGAGCAGCGGGATGGAGATCGATACGACGATCAATCTTTCACCGAAGGATTTCCAGAGTGACTATAACCTCTTCGAAACCTTCACATTGCCGGAATTGAACGCCCATATCCGGCTGTTGAAAAGCCGCGGCTCGGATGGTTTGGAGGTTTACCTGATCGAAAAGTACATTCGTTTCACGCAACCATTTGCCATTCTGATACTTACCGCTATCGGAGTGATTGTTTCGGCCCGAAAAAGCAGGCGCGGGGTGGGCTGGCAGATTGCGCTGGGTTTTATGCTGGCGTTTATTTATATCCTCTTCTTTCTTTTGTCAAAAGGCGTGGCCGAGGCTGGTACGATCAACACACTTTTTGCCGTTTGGCTTCCCAATATCGTTTTTTCATTCATAGGAGTGGTTTTATATAAAACATTGCCACGTTAG
- a CDS encoding metal-dependent transcriptional regulator, producing MQNSFTEENYLKIIHALSGRDGGEVSTNALAESTATRAASVTDMLRKLADKGLINYKKYQGVTLTELGEKVAIKVIRKHRLWEVFLVEKLGFGWDEVHDIAEELEHIPSEILVEKLDTYLGHPKFDPHGDPIPDAKGNLTEPDYKVLTDVQVGEKVRMMGVLDHAPSFLQHLDRSGIKLGSVIQVKEINEYDKSASVQIDGGESLFISLEVSKNLLVQRR from the coding sequence ATGCAGAATTCGTTCACAGAAGAAAATTATTTAAAGATCATTCATGCCCTTTCTGGAAGGGACGGCGGGGAGGTGAGCACGAATGCGCTCGCTGAAAGTACCGCGACCCGCGCCGCTTCTGTGACAGATATGCTGCGAAAGCTCGCAGACAAAGGGTTAATTAATTACAAAAAATACCAGGGCGTCACGCTGACCGAACTAGGCGAGAAAGTTGCGATCAAAGTAATCCGAAAACACAGGCTCTGGGAGGTTTTTTTGGTTGAAAAGTTGGGTTTTGGCTGGGATGAGGTGCATGATATCGCAGAAGAGCTGGAACATATTCCCTCTGAAATTCTAGTGGAAAAACTGGATACTTATCTCGGACATCCGAAATTCGATCCACACGGAGATCCGATCCCCGACGCAAAAGGAAATTTAACAGAACCCGATTACAAAGTGCTGACCGACGTGCAGGTAGGAGAGAAAGTGAGAATGATGGGTGTGCTGGACCATGCGCCATCGTTTTTGCAGCATTTGGACAGGTCGGGTATTAAACTGGGATCTGTTATTCAAGTGAAAGAAATTAATGAATATGATAAATCTGCTTCTGTACAAATAGACGGGGGCGAGTCGTTGTTTATCAGTCTCGAGGTTTCCAAAAATTTATTGGTTCAGCGCCGATGA
- a CDS encoding Nramp family divalent metal transporter has protein sequence MKEFLHKESLDNKGQLASLSEVHSSIAVPEGAGFWKKLMAFTGPGLMVAVGYIDPGNWATDIEGGSRFGYALLSVILISNLFAMLLQHLSLKLGIASGRDLAQACRDYYSRPVSFVLWVLSEIAIAATDLAEVIGSAIALNLLFGLPLPVGVVFTAFDVLLVLYFQQKGFRIIESIVAGLMGIILLSFLYEMIVSQPSMAGIANGLLPKTEIITNPGMLYIAIGILGATVMPHNLYLHSSIVQTRAFRRDDEGKRSAIKFATIDSTLSLGLAFFINASILILAATAFHANGHFEIADITDAYHLLDPVLGVGLASIFFALALLASGQSSTLTGTLAGQIVMEGFLNIRLKPWLRRLITRGIAIIPALVVSILYGEKGTAELLVFSQVILSLQLSFAVVPLVFFTSKSSIMGRFANSRGLTAVSWIITLIIIALNGYLLLNTFTS, from the coding sequence GTGAAAGAGTTTTTACACAAAGAATCGTTAGATAATAAAGGGCAGCTCGCCTCTCTGTCGGAGGTACATTCCAGTATAGCGGTTCCCGAGGGAGCTGGTTTTTGGAAAAAACTGATGGCATTCACCGGCCCGGGCCTGATGGTCGCAGTAGGTTATATTGATCCGGGAAACTGGGCTACCGATATTGAAGGAGGATCGAGGTTCGGATATGCACTGCTTTCGGTGATTCTGATTTCCAACCTTTTTGCGATGCTACTGCAGCATCTTTCACTTAAACTCGGCATCGCTTCCGGCAGAGACCTCGCACAAGCATGCCGCGACTACTATTCCCGCCCGGTTTCATTTGTACTTTGGGTGTTGTCTGAAATCGCCATCGCAGCCACGGACCTTGCCGAAGTGATCGGTTCGGCAATCGCGCTCAACCTGCTTTTCGGCTTGCCACTGCCTGTCGGTGTGGTTTTCACCGCTTTTGACGTACTGCTGGTGCTGTATTTCCAACAAAAAGGGTTTCGGATTATCGAGAGTATCGTGGCCGGATTAATGGGTATTATCCTGCTTAGTTTTTTGTATGAAATGATCGTTTCCCAGCCTTCAATGGCGGGCATAGCAAATGGATTATTACCAAAAACCGAGATCATTACCAACCCCGGCATGCTCTATATTGCGATTGGAATCCTGGGGGCGACCGTCATGCCGCATAACTTGTACCTGCATTCCAGTATCGTACAAACCCGCGCCTTCCGCCGCGACGACGAGGGAAAACGTTCGGCCATCAAATTCGCAACGATCGACTCCACGCTATCGCTTGGTCTGGCCTTTTTTATCAATGCTTCCATTCTGATCCTGGCAGCGACTGCATTCCACGCCAATGGACACTTTGAAATTGCCGACATTACCGATGCATACCACTTACTTGACCCCGTACTCGGAGTTGGCCTGGCCAGTATCTTTTTTGCACTCGCGCTGCTCGCATCGGGACAGAGTTCCACATTGACCGGAACACTTGCAGGTCAAATCGTCATGGAAGGCTTCCTGAATATCAGATTGAAACCCTGGCTGCGCAGACTAATTACACGTGGTATTGCGATCATTCCGGCACTGGTTGTTTCGATCCTGTACGGAGAAAAGGGAACTGCCGAACTGCTCGTTTTCAGTCAGGTTATTTTGTCCTTGCAATTGAGCTTTGCAGTAGTCCCACTCGTGTTTTTCACCTCAAAATCCAGCATTATGGGGCGTTTTGCAAATTCCCGCGGGCTGACGGCAGTAAGCTGGATCATCACTTTGATAATCATCGCACTGAACGGTTACCTGCTTTTAAACACCTTCACCAGCTAA